The genomic interval TCTCCTCGAGATAAATATAACATAtctaaataactaaattttattgGTGACACATCAGTTGGGATGATAAGGATAATATTactcaacaaaaaaaaaatcgataaCTTGTCTTTAGAATTTAGTTTTGGATTTTtaaatccttaaaaaaatatttgtctaAATTCTTAACCACACAAAGACAAATAatctaataagaaaataaaaagagaatttaataaaacagcAAGTTTTAGCTGTTGAGGAATTGTTTCAGATGCTGCTAGCTTCTTGTTCTAGTTATCATGCTTGACATTTTTGCTCCGGTTATTTATAGCGATcgataaaaaagaattttggacTTGAATATTTTCAGGATAAAGTGCCACCTCTGCCGGGATTTAGGAGATACCATTTTAACTTGGGAGATTTCAACTTGGAAATGACAATGATTTAATCTAAATCTCaaggataaaaatatttcaacaagaagaattaaaaaagaaagaggttGACTAGTTTCCCGTGCTGTGCTTTATTCTGTTTGTTTGAAAAGTTGACGAACAAATTCTCCGGGGAATTCGTACCCTTTCGCGCAGTTTATTTgagatggtgacgtggcacgGTTGTACTGGTCCACCATTTCCAGTTGGCTCTTCCCTGCGGTTGTACCGTCCAAAACCAAAAGCATTGGCCTCGTGTCGTGTCGGCAAAATGGCCTTTCTCTTTTACTTTTATCcaacagtaaaaaaaataagaattattgCCCTCAAAATACGGCTTTGCCACTAACCCCCCAATTTGCTGACATCTGTCCGCTCAATCCCTCGATTTCAAcgttttaattattcaaaaattatcttttcaaaaaaaaagaaaaaaacagaagaaagagaagaacaGCTCTTCTTCTAACTTCTTCCAACTCCCGAAACCAACCGCAGGGACTCACAGATAGATAGTTACTGAATTTCTCGCGAGCAAAATGGGATTTGTTTTCGGGCTAGTTGTCGGGCTAGTGGTCGGGCTTGGAATTATCGTCGGATTCGTGCGATCGGAGAATGCGCGATCCAAGCTCCGCTCTGAACTTGTTAGCACTATTTACTACTCgtattattgattattaattactgtttAATTAAAGTATATGTCGTTAATGAtgttgtgtttttattttgtattttttaattttgttgttgttgttgtggttgtattattattattattattattattattattattactgtaTGAAGGCAACAACAATAGCGGCGTTTGCACGGATGACAGTGGAAGATTCTAAAAAGATCTTGCCGGCCGAGTTCTATCCATCTTGGGTGGTCTTCTCGCATCGCCAGAAGTTGACTTGGCTTAATCATCATCTTGAGAAGCTCTGGCCCTATGTCAATGAGGTAAATAACACtatcatttcttttattattactctttctttttaatgaaattaataggattctaatttatttttattttattttattattattaattaatcttttaataaattcggTATTGTAGGCAGCTTCTGAGCTGATAAAGTCATCGGTAGAGCCAGTGCTAGAACAATATAGGCCGTTTATATTGTCTTCTCTCAAGTTTTCCAAATTCACTCTTGGTACCGTTGCGCCCCAATTTACAGGTTGGTttcatttgttaattttgCTTTGTTCTTGCTATCATTAATGGCTAGTTGTTGCACTTATGTTACATAATAGTGTGCAAAATAGCAATTGAATTCGAACATATGTCAATTTTGCAATCCAATACTGCTATTGTTGTCCTTTTTGTATATATTGTCCTTTaagaatattctttttctGAAAGAAGGTTGCAGTAACTTGGCTCTTTgttttaatatcttttaattgTACGAATCGTCAATCTTTAGGAGTTTCAATTATTGAAGACGGAGGCAGTGGCGTTACCATGGAGTTGGAAATGCAGTGGGATGCTAATTCAAGTATAATACTTGCAATCAAGACCAGACTTGGGGTGGCGCTACCTGTGCAGGTAATCCACACTTGTGTTTTTGCTTCTGTTTACTATTATCTCCTTTCTCAAGAGTTTTTTTctgtatattatattaaagccAGTACAAGCCTCAATTCAATTGAATAGTGGCCTTATAAAGCATTAAAGTTTtgcaatatgaattgtttgcCTGTCAGTGATTCGACGTGTTTAAGTGGATTGAGTCCTGTATAAGTACAAGACAGTGGCTCTTTTTTTCATATGGACTGTTAAAAAGGATTCGGTGGAAACTCTACTCTATGATAGTagcatttataaaatgaaagcCTAAAAGTTTATATGTCACCAgtctttttccaaaaaagaaaagaaatgtacTCAATTCTTGTGTAGTAATATTATTGGAAGTTCCGTGTGCCGGGGTTCAGACGTTTCGATTGGTTTTAAGGCGTGCTGCTTAAAACTCATTGCAATTGCGTTCTACAATGAtatcaattgattttttttttttttttggggcatATAAATCTCCTTAGGTGAAAAACATTGGATTCACTGGAGTTTTCAGATTGATCTTTAGGCCGCTAGTGGACGAATTTCCTGGCTTTGCAGCTGTTAGTTATTCTCTAAGAGAGAAGGTACAGTATCTCTTTCTGAATTCCTAAAGGTTTGGTTGAAATCAGAAGTAATCCAAACACCCACACACACACTGAAAGAGGAATTTGATTGAGATGCATATGTTCACAATAATGAGCATATAAATGCTTGCAGATATTTTTATATGCTGTGATGCAAGCTAGTACGCATCTTGCCTACAAGTTTAATATTTACATGAATGAAGTcagattttagaatttctattttatatgTAACAGAACATAAAAGCCGGTAACTGCTGATGGATTGAATTTGGATATTGCAAAATGCAATTCACTCAGATTCAGAGACTTAATATTTGCCTATCATTTTATCAAtagtattattaaaagatatattttctatatttcATTCCCCATCCACCCCCTCCCTCCAACAAAGGTCTGATTCAATCTCTCTGAatctgaaaataaaagcattgtCGTAATATGATCTATTAAAAGGCCAGCAGCAGGTCAATACCTCTTTCTGACGCATTCACACAAACTTGACTTTGTACAGAGATGCATCCATTTGCATGATCTAATGCACTCTAAATACTTACGAAAGATTCAGTTTTTGGCTTGCAGAAAAAGTTGGATTTTACACTTAAAGTTGTTGGTGGTGACATATCAACTATTCCTGGACTTTCTGATTCTATTGAGGTTTGTGCAACTTCCCTCTTTGCTCTTAGAAATTAAGTATGATTTTTAGTGCATTAATAACAGATGATTATAAAGTTTAATGGATATTTTTGCATGTgctaagaattttaatttttgttgaaaagtcTCCCGATTTGATGTCGTCCTCTGAAAATAGTGGATcacaaaatttcaataatttgttgaatttaCTAGTGGCATGTTTCACCTCTACAGGCAACCATACATGATGCAATTGAAGACTCAATCACTTGGCCAGTTAGGAAAATTGTTCCTATTTTGCCTGGGGATTACAGGTATGTTAGCATAAAGGAGGATATATGAGCAGACTTTTGATTTAAGCAACCGTTTTCAGTAAGCAGTTTGAACCCAGATAGGAAAGCATATGTCTCATGATGAACAACTGCATTTAGACTAGCTGAGTGATTTATactatgattttatttgtaacaatctATTGAAGAAGctgatatttttctcttttagtgAACTTGAGTTGAAGCCCGTGGGGACATTAGAGGTGAAGCTTGTGCAAGCAAAGGGTTTAACCAATAAAGACCTGATTGGGAAATCAGATCCCTATGCAGTATTATTTGTACGACCTCTACCTGAAAAAACgaagaaaagtaaaacaatTGTAAGTTGtctaatcttttatttttttctctcataaaattttcaatttaataggTTTTGAAGGAATTTTGTTGCTTCTTCTTCAGAACAATGATTTAAATCCAATCTGGAATGAAcactttgaatttattgttgaaGACGAATCCACTCAGCACTTGGTTGTAAGAATTTATGATGATGAAGGGATTCAGTCATCTGAATTAATTGGATGCGCTCAAGTACGCCTATGTGAACTTGAGCCTGGCAAAGTTAAGGATGTATGGTTGAAGCTGGTTAAAGATTTGGATGTTCAAAGAGATACCAAATATAGGGGACAGGTAAGTATCAAGTACCCTCCTTACAAATAGTATTCCTCTAAAAGTTATGTGATTTAGACTAACTATGAGAATCgttataaaactttaatttaataccAATAACAGTTTAGAGAATGGACTAGCTAAATCAAGTTGAATGTGATGAAGGGAAATGATCTGGTGAACCAGcctttttattctttgaattgaaatggcaaaaaaccagcatgccggTGGATTATTATTGGAAAAACAATAAGGAACTTATTATGAAGTTTGAtctaatttcagaatttccaactatatatatatattttacataatttgaCACTTGGGTTTAGGTGATTTTccatgttatatatatatatatatatgtaatttttttttttttggcagttACTGCTATTATtagttcattttattttttaattttggttttagGTGCACTTGGAACTCTTGTACTGTCCATTTGGAATGGAGAATGTGTTTACAAACCCTTTTGCTCCCAATTTTTCAATGACCTCCTTGGAGAAGGTTCTTACAAATGGGGAGAAGGCTCTTAAAAGTGGGGCAAATGGAACAGAAGCTATTGAACTTGAAAAAGATGCTTCtcagaagagaagagaggtTATTATTAGAGGAGTACTTTCTGTTACAGTAATATTAGCTGAAAACTTGCCTGCATCAGATTTGATGGGGAAGGCTGATCCCTATGTGGTGCTCACTATGAAGAAATCAGAgacaagaaacaaaactaGAGTAATATTTTGATATCTTTAATatgttttcccttttcttttctggtCTTTTCCTCCCTTGCGTCTGCAGAATACCATTAATAGAACTCGTAAATAAGAAGGTTTCACTTTTTCTTACTTGTTTTCCTTGTTTTCCAAGATTTTTTTGCAGATTTTAGCTCTCTTCTAGATTCTCTGTTTCCTTGATCCTTATTTCTGTTCTGTTTTTAGGTTGTGAATGACTGCCTGAATCCAATTTGGAATCAAACTTTTGACTTTGTTGTTGAGGATGGATTGCATGACATGCTAATTGCTGAAGTATGGGATCATGACACATTTGGGAAGGTAAGTCAATTTGCAGCTTTTTCaagtacttaatttttttttttttgaaaagacaGCTTTTATGTAGTTAATTACTTGTTCAGTATTATCTTTTTCCAGGCCTGAATAAGACagcttttatgattttgataGATTCCAAAATCCTATTAATTTTGCTGGTTGCTTTTAGATTAAGAGATTTGACTTGCTGATACAGAATATTTgaacttttataatttgtagTATCCTCTGGTTGaaaactttttcctttttatctttatagAGATATTTAAGCCGCTATTTTCAGAATCGGAAAACATGGTTGCATGATGGATCAGAAGCTCTTCgattattttgatgaaatagCTGAGAAAGGGAAATAAGCAATCTTTTGAGGGAAATAAGCAATCTTTTGATGATCTACTGAAACTTTCTAAGTTCAGCTTCCTGTTTCTTTCTAAgaacctaaaatttaaaaagccaATTTGTCCGGTCAGTAACATTGATTGTAAAAATGTTATGACTGCTAACAGTCTAACACATGTAATCAAAATCATGCAGGACTACATGGGACGATGCATCTTGACATTGACAAGGGTTATATTGGAAGGAGAATACACAGACTGCTTTGAGCTTGATGGAACTAAATCAGGAAAATTAAAGTTGCACCTCAAGTGGATGCCGCAGCCTATTTATCGCGATACCTGAGTGAAAACCAACGCAATCTGAAATACTACATGATTTTGTAGCCAACAGAAGATTCCCAAGCTATCACACGGTTGTTCAAGCATATAGATAATTCTTTAGGGAAAAGAGAGGAACAGATATTTGTGAGGTTTTTATCTGATGCTCTGCGTCTGATGTACGGTTTATAGAATAAAATCTGTGAAGCAGAtgcaaatcattttcaaaggTGGTTGTAATATGTAACGTGGCATTTCTCCATATATGTCAATGTAGCTTGCAAATATTGTTACAACATATTGATTCTTATTGAAATATACTACAGGTCTACAACATGACAAATAAGGGATGAATTGTATGCGGCGTAATCATACAAGTTGAAGAATTTGACTGAAATCCCCCGTGAGTTTGTATCCAATCGACCATATATATATCGGAGACTCTCTAGATACCTCCTAGTTAAGCAAAAAGCTCGCCAACAACGCTTCTTAAATAGTGCTTGTTCAGTTTTCTCCTCCTACGGTTGCTTGCCCTGGATGTCCAAAATTCAAACACGGCGTAAAGATGGTTTTGTCATGAAAAAACCAGTAATATTCACATGACAACATGGTGTTGCTTTTCCACATTATTAAGCATTTACTAGTTGGATACAATATTGGTTTTCTAAATAATAGAGATTGAACTTATTTCA from Citrus sinensis cultivar Valencia sweet orange chromosome 9, DVS_A1.0, whole genome shotgun sequence carries:
- the LOC102615706 gene encoding synaptotagmin-5 isoform X1, whose translation is MGFVFGLVVGLVVGLGIIVGFVRSENARSKLRSELATTIAAFARMTVEDSKKILPAEFYPSWVVFSHRQKLTWLNHHLEKLWPYVNEAASELIKSSVEPVLEQYRPFILSSLKFSKFTLGTVAPQFTGVSIIEDGGSGVTMELEMQWDANSSIILAIKTRLGVALPVQVKNIGFTGVFRLIFRPLVDEFPGFAAVSYSLREKKKLDFTLKVVGGDISTIPGLSDSIEATIHDAIEDSITWPVRKIVPILPGDYSELELKPVGTLEVKLVQAKGLTNKDLIGKSDPYAVLFVRPLPEKTKKSKTINNDLNPIWNEHFEFIVEDESTQHLVVRIYDDEGIQSSELIGCAQVRLCELEPGKVKDVWLKLVKDLDVQRDTKYRGQVHLELLYCPFGMENVFTNPFAPNFSMTSLEKVLTNGEKALKSGANGTEAIELEKDASQKRREVIIRGVLSVTVILAENLPASDLMGKADPYVVLTMKKSETRNKTRVVNDCLNPIWNQTFDFVVEDGLHDMLIAEVWDHDTFGKDYMGRCILTLTRVILEGEYTDCFELDGTKSGKLKLHLKWMPQPIYRDT
- the LOC102615706 gene encoding synaptotagmin-4 isoform X2 codes for the protein MGFVFGLVVGLVVGLGIIVGFVRSENARSKLRSELATTIAAFARMTVEDSKKILPAEFYPSWVVFSHRQKLTWLNHHLEKLWPYVNEAASELIKSSVEPVLEQYRPFILSSLKFSKFTLGTVAPQFTGVSIIEDGGSGVTMELEMQWDANSSIILAIKTRLGVALPVQVKNIGFTGVFRLIFRPLVDEFPGFAAVSYSLREKKKLDFTLKVVGGDISTIPGLSDSIEATIHDAIEDSITWPVRKIVPILPGDYSELELKPVGTLEVKLVQAKGLTNKDLIGKSDPYAVLFVRPLPEKTKKSKTIVHLELLYCPFGMENVFTNPFAPNFSMTSLEKVLTNGEKALKSGANGTEAIELEKDASQKRREVIIRGVLSVTVILAENLPASDLMGKADPYVVLTMKKSETRNKTRVVNDCLNPIWNQTFDFVVEDGLHDMLIAEVWDHDTFGKDYMGRCILTLTRVILEGEYTDCFELDGTKSGKLKLHLKWMPQPIYRDT